From the Amycolatopsis thermoflava N1165 genome, one window contains:
- a CDS encoding response regulator has translation MITVFLVDDHEVVRRGVAELLGTDSELEVVGEAATAAQTMARIPALKPDVAVLDVRLPDGNGIELCRELRSRIPGLNVLILTSYTDEEAMLNAILAGAGGYAIKDIAGLHLVSAVREVGSGRSLLDTRAASTLMAKLRANAADHGPLAGLTDRERTLLDLIGEGLTNAQIAQRMFLAEKTIKNYVSRLLAKLGLERRTQAAVLAAKLQTGEHADAPRPGASVVR, from the coding sequence GTGATCACCGTGTTCCTGGTCGACGACCACGAGGTCGTCCGCCGCGGCGTCGCCGAGCTGCTCGGCACCGACTCCGAACTCGAGGTCGTCGGCGAAGCGGCCACCGCCGCGCAGACCATGGCCCGGATCCCCGCGCTCAAACCCGACGTCGCGGTGCTCGACGTGCGCCTGCCCGACGGCAACGGCATCGAACTCTGCCGTGAGCTGCGGTCACGGATCCCCGGGCTCAACGTCCTCATCCTGACCTCCTACACCGACGAGGAGGCCATGCTCAACGCCATCCTCGCCGGCGCGGGCGGCTACGCCATCAAGGACATCGCCGGGCTGCACCTGGTGTCGGCCGTGCGCGAGGTCGGCTCCGGCCGCTCCCTGCTCGACACGCGTGCCGCGTCGACCCTGATGGCCAAACTGCGGGCGAACGCCGCCGACCACGGGCCGCTGGCCGGCCTCACCGACCGCGAGCGCACCCTGCTCGACCTCATCGGCGAAGGACTGACCAACGCGCAGATCGCCCAGCGCATGTTCCTCGCCGAGAAGACCATCAAGAACTACGTCTCCCGGCTGCTGGCCAAACTCGGACTGGAACGCCGCACCCAGGCGGCCGTGCTCGCCGCCAAACTCCAGACCGGCGAGCACGCCGACGCGCCCCGGCCCGGGGCGTCCGTGGTGCGCTGA
- a CDS encoding sporulation protein, producing the protein MKIDELIEKAKSSAGAKLVYTEPYEKDGITVIAAASVASGAGGGDGVDKEGQHGEGGGFGLTAKPTGAYVIKDGTLRWEPAIDVNRLVGVVGAVVVAVLLFSSRIAKVHARRAIARAAAVPAP; encoded by the coding sequence ATGAAGATCGACGAGCTGATCGAGAAGGCGAAGAGCTCGGCCGGTGCGAAGCTCGTGTACACCGAGCCCTACGAGAAGGACGGCATCACGGTGATCGCGGCGGCGAGCGTCGCCAGCGGCGCGGGCGGCGGCGACGGCGTCGACAAGGAGGGGCAGCACGGCGAGGGCGGCGGGTTCGGACTGACCGCCAAGCCGACCGGGGCCTACGTCATCAAGGACGGCACGCTGCGCTGGGAGCCCGCCATCGACGTCAACCGGTTGGTCGGCGTCGTGGGCGCGGTCGTCGTGGCCGTGTTGCTGTTCAGCTCGCGCATCGCGAAGGTCCACGCCCGCCGGGCCATCGCGCGGGCCGCGGCGGTGCCCGCGCCCTGA
- a CDS encoding mechanosensitive ion channel family protein — MNLTEFWNDAVGAVITFLPKFAVFLVVLVVGWLVAKALRKVVKVVLERVGFDRAVERGGIKRALEQSRYDASGLLAALVYYAVLLIALQLAFGVFGPNPVSAILAAIVAWLPRAIVAIVIVIVAAAVGSALHDLIRGAMGGLSYGPLVAKMVQVVVIAFGVIAALNQIGVATTVTGPVLIALLATVGGVLVVGAGGGLMRPMQQRWDRWLNRAEEEIPSARTRAEAYRRGREDAEREAGAGAPRHAAETATMPQERTAAMPPSSSPGSGTMPQDRPQA; from the coding sequence ATGAACCTCACCGAATTCTGGAACGACGCGGTCGGAGCCGTGATCACGTTCCTGCCGAAGTTCGCCGTATTCCTGGTTGTGCTGGTCGTCGGCTGGCTCGTCGCGAAGGCGTTGCGCAAGGTCGTCAAAGTCGTGCTGGAACGGGTCGGTTTCGACCGGGCCGTGGAGCGCGGCGGGATCAAGCGAGCGCTGGAACAGTCCCGGTACGACGCGAGCGGGCTGCTGGCCGCGCTCGTCTACTACGCGGTCCTGCTGATCGCCCTGCAGTTGGCGTTCGGCGTGTTCGGGCCGAACCCGGTCAGCGCCATCCTGGCGGCCATCGTCGCCTGGCTGCCGCGCGCCATCGTGGCCATCGTCATCGTGATCGTCGCCGCGGCCGTCGGCAGCGCGCTGCACGACCTGATCCGCGGCGCGATGGGCGGGCTCAGCTACGGCCCGCTGGTCGCGAAGATGGTGCAGGTCGTGGTGATCGCCTTCGGTGTCATCGCGGCGCTGAACCAGATCGGCGTGGCCACCACGGTCACCGGGCCGGTGCTGATCGCACTGCTCGCGACCGTCGGCGGTGTGCTGGTCGTCGGCGCGGGCGGTGGCCTGATGCGGCCGATGCAGCAGCGCTGGGACCGCTGGCTCAACCGGGCCGAGGAGGAGATCCCGTCGGCCCGCACCAGGGCCGAGGCCTACCGCCGCGGCCGCGAGGACGCGGAACGGGAAGCCGGCGCCGGGGCGCCGCGGCACGCGGCCGAAACCGCCACGATGCCGCAGGAACGGACCGCGGCGATGCCGCCGTCGTCGTCGCCGGGCAGCGGGACGATGCCGCAGGACCGGCCGCAGGCCTGA
- a CDS encoding GlsB/YeaQ/YmgE family stress response membrane protein codes for MAISGIISALLVGLVIGVLGRLLAPGKQNIPIWLTIVVGIVAAFAGTAIARGVGYADTDGIDWLEVLTQLVLAVLGVSLATALRGGRRRKLMH; via the coding sequence ATGGCTATATCCGGAATCATCAGTGCCTTGCTCGTGGGGTTGGTCATCGGTGTTCTCGGCCGCCTGCTGGCGCCGGGGAAGCAGAACATCCCGATCTGGCTGACCATCGTCGTCGGTATCGTCGCGGCCTTCGCAGGCACCGCGATCGCCCGGGGTGTCGGGTACGCCGACACCGACGGTATCGACTGGCTCGAAGTGCTGACCCAGCTGGTGCTCGCCGTCCTCGGGGTCTCGCTGGCCACCGCCCTGCGGGGCGGCCGCCGGCGCAAGCTCATGCACTGA